In a genomic window of Vulpes vulpes isolate BD-2025 chromosome 6, VulVul3, whole genome shotgun sequence:
- the LPAR6 gene encoding lysophosphatidic acid receptor 6, whose translation MVSSNSSSCSYDDSFKYTLYGCMFSMVFVLGLISNCVAIYIFICTLKVRNETTTYMINLAMSDLLFVFTLPFRIFYFATQNWPFGDPLCKISVMLFYTNMYGSILFLTCISVDRFLAIVHPFKSKTLRTKRNAKLVCIAVWLTVIGGSAPAVFFQSTHIQENNSTAACFEKFPEATWKTYLSRIVIFIEIVGFFIPLILNVTCSSMVLRTLNKPVTLSRSKINKTKVLKMIFVHLAIFCFCFVPYNINLILYSLMRTQTFVNCSAVAAVRTMYPITLCIAVSNCCFDPIIYYFTSDTIQNSIKMKNWSAKRSDFRFSEVQSTENFIQHSLQTLKCKISDNESTI comes from the coding sequence ATGGTAAGCAGTAACAGCTCCAGCTGCTCCTACGACGACTCCTTTAAGTACACTCTGTACGGGTGCATGTTCAGTATGGTGTTTGTGCTTGGCTTAATATCCAACTGTGTTGCCATATACATTTTCATCTGCACCCTCAAAGTGCGGAACGAAACCACAACGTACATGATTAACTTGGCAATGTCAgacttgctttttgtttttactttaccCTTCAGGATTTTTTACTTTGCAACACAGAATTGGCCATTCGGAGATCCACTTTGTAAAATCTCAGTGATGCTCTTTTATACCAACATGTACGGAAGCATTCTGTTCTTAACCTGTATAAGTGTGGACAGGTTTCTGGCAATTGTCCACCCATTTAAGTCAAAGACTCTGAGaaccaaaagaaatgcaaaactcGTATGCATTGCTGTGTGGCTAACTGTGATAGGAGGAAGTGCGCCCGCAGTTTTTTTTCAGTCCACCCACATTCAGGAGAACAATTCCACAGCAGCCTGCTTTGAAAAATTTCCAGAAGCCACATGGAAAACATATCTCTCAAGGATTGTAATTTTCATTGAAATAGTGGGATTTTTTATTCCTCTAATTTTAAACGTAACTTGTTCTAGTATGGTGCTAAGAACTTTAAATAAACCTGTTACATTAAGtagaagcaaaataaacaaaactaaagttttaaaaatgatttttgtacatttggccatattctgcttctgttttgtgCCTTACAATATcaatcttattttatattctctgatGAGAACACAAACATTTGTTAATTGCTCAGCAGTGGCAGCAGTAAGGACAATGTACCCAATCACTCTTTGCATTGCTGTTTCAAACTGTTGCTTTGACCCTATAATTTACTACTTCACGTCGGACACAATTcagaattcaataaaaatgaaaaactggtcTGCTAAAAGAAGTGACTTCAGATTCTCTGAAGTTCAGAGTACAGAGAACTTCATTCAACATAGTCTGCAGACCTTAAAATGTAAGATATCTGACAATGAATCCACAATATAA